TTCGTAAGGttagataaaattaaaaaaataaattagttatATTAATTAGTTATACGATCTCGAGTTTGCTATAAACGATGacgattggttttttttttgtttgggtgtATGTTCGGTTTCAGCATAATGCTCTTCACTGTGATGAATCTTACGATGCGCCATGTAAGAACACATGTACCTTTCAATACCAAGGCttgtttgatcgtttttttcctgttcatTTAGTGCCTGTGATAGATTCGCTGTTTATATTAGTAGGATACGGCCACTGCCTGACTGAATGTGCCAGAGTCTTATCAGCACCAGCAAAACAACCTCTTCTGATTTCCTTACGATTATCCTTCTGTACTGTTCTGTTGATTGAGGAGTTTGATGTAGCGTCTTTCGATTGACGACTATATGTACATGTACATAAGATAGcttgcgtgtgtttttgagAGAATTTGTCGATGTTAGTTGTGTACTTCAATCTTACATTCCAtgttatttgaatttattatttctgcCGTGCTTCGGAATCTGAATCCGAGAGAGGGGGGCGAGACCTGGCTCAGACATCCGCCGTTCGCGATGTTATGCTGGGAGATCGTGAGTGTATGACGACGCGGTGACCGTTTTTCGTCACGAATCCGTCACTCTCCACCAGAACGGCCGTCTGGCGGCCTTGAGGATCGCCGTTACTATCCGGTGATTCCTTTGATGATAGACTATGATCCACTACACCTATGTTCGCCTGAGAACCGCCGAGAATTCCTTTACTTTTACCACTACCAGGGGTGCCAACGCCACCGCCTATGCTGCCACCGGCGATCTGGCTACCATTGTCTCCACTACCTATTGCAGCTCCACCGCTACCGTCGTTATCATTGCCATTGCCACCATCGTTTCCGTTATCACAGGCATCTATTTCAAGATCGTCTCCGGTGGAACCGTCAGTTCCACCGCCATGACGCTGCTTGTAGCGTTTCCATGCGTGTTGTATCAGACGGGCACAGTATTCTTCGCGTTGCCTCCAGAGCGTGGACGACACCGGTTCGTAACCCACTTCGTCCGGACGCTGTTGTACCTCACCCAACTCTGCCGTCTCTTCGATAGGATTTCCTTTCCGAGCGAAAAAGTCTTTCGTCAGTGCGTCCAGGATATCGACACAGAACATCATATCGCCACGGCAGATAGGAATATCCATCGAAATAATTTTGTAACGGTTCGGTTTATGTATCTGGAGGGGCGGTTCCAGCACGTCCAGAAAGTCTGATAGTTGATCGTACCGAACGTATTGTGTACCGTCCGGATCAAACTGTTGCCATATTTCGTAGTACATATCGTAGTCGTCGTCCGTCAAGCCCTCCTGCACGTCTTCCGTTGCTTGGGAATAGTTTTCGAGAATAACAGCGATGTACATGTTGATGACGATAAGAAAACTTATTACTAGATACGCCAATAGGTACGTTATGCCGATCGTTGATGAGCCACAATTTCCCGGGTAGCCTTTATCATTGTCCGGTGGTAGACAGTCTTCTTCGTTGATAATACCATCTAGCACACCATCCCAACCGGCTGAGGTGGACATCTGGAATGTGTAAATACCGAACATATAGGGGGGAatgaggtgtgtgtgtgtgtttttttttttcacgagCATATTTGCAAACAGTGTCTAACCTGAAACAGCAAGATCATACTCTGGCCGAAGGTTTTAAAGTTGTACACATCATCCAAGCCACTCTTATCCTTGACGTGCATGAAGAATGACATcccaaaaatggcaaaaatgaaCATCACCAAAAACAGTAGCAGACAGATGTTAAAAAGTGCAGGCAGCGACATAGCTAACGCAAACAGCAACGTCCGTATACCCTTGGCACCCTTCACCAAACGCAGTACACGGCCCACTTTTGCAACTCGCACGACTCGCAGAAGCGTTGGAGATACAAAATATTTCTCAATAAGATCACTTAAGACAAGACCTGGTATGGGTAAAAACACAACGAGACGATACGGAGTAATTAAAACATCGCATCGAGGAAGGTAGCAAAAACTAGTGAATGACCGCACTTACCTAAAATGGAAAGAATGACCACAACGAAATCAAACAGATTCCACGGTTCGATAAAGTAATGGTATCGTAGGGCGAAGATCTTCATCAAACATTCACTGCTGAAAATGCAGATGAATATCATATTCAAGTAGTCTAGCACCGCGCTAAACGTTTCTGATTGTTTGTAGTGATCCAGCGTCATGGTTAACATATTGAAGCCGATGAACAACATGATGATCATGTCGAACTTTTTATTCGTCACTATTTCGAACACTATTGCTTGCGGGCGCCACTGTAATGAAATGGAGCGAATTAGTGTGTTACGTCGTGGAATGCAGCATGTACTTTACTGCTTACCCTTGGTCGAGGGATTGCCTTGAGTGGTTTCTTCGATCCCATCTTCTTCATGGCATTGTAGTACTTTTTCTGATCTTCCGTCATGAACATTTCCAGTGATCCTCCggctttctttttctgttcatTGAAGTTATCAATAATCACACCGATGAAGAGATTCAGTGTGAAGAACGATCCGAAGATAATGAAGAACACAAAGTACAGATACATGTAGATGTTTGTTTCCCGTATAGGCTGTTTGCCGACCTGTAAAGTAACAGCAAACGATGGGATTAGCtcatttacaaagaaaaaacgaccTCTCTACAGCACATACGTCACGGGAATCAATGGCATCGTTCATGATTTGTATCCATCCTTTGAATGTCGCTACTTGAAATAGACACAAATACGCTTTACCGACGTGATCGAAGTTCATCGGTGAGTTTTCCCATGTATAATTTTCGGCTTTGCACGCATTTACATCCGGAATAATTTCGTGAggtaatgttgttttatttttatccacaCACTATCATACgaagaaacgaaaccaaaTGGATTAGCATGAGAATATTGTTCTAATGGGGATGAAGTACAGCAGTCGCAATACCTTGAAGTATTTTCCAGCAAATAATTGCACTCCCATAATAGCAAATATCAGCCAGAATATCAAACAAACCAGCAGCACGTTGAAGATGGACGGTATAGCTTGAACCAATGCATTCACGACGACCTATACATACACGTACGATTGATTCAATTGTACAGTTGATTCAAACAATAAAgagaataaaacattaataaaattcGTGTAAACGAACCAATCTCTTGCTATGATTCTTAGATCGTTTCATTTGAAAAAGGGAATAGCCCAGCTTTGTTGACCATGCAGTGAACAGAATAAGCGCAATACAGCCATGAACATCTATTTATAAAGCGGTAcaaagtttcaattttttcaattaCCACACAGTTAGTTACCATTttaaaactcataaaaaacaGTTCTGTTGGTAACGAACTGTtggaaagcataaaaacaaagaatcttaaacgcaaacaaaactgtttggcaattgaaaaaattgaaacataaagGCAACacatttcataaaacattattaGCTGATGAGCTGATGTGTATAGTATTTGAGAATAcagttgcaaacaaaaattgtactaagagaaatatttttacagaAAATTTTAAGCTAATGATATAATTCACACCCAATCTGGtctaacaatttttttccacttttattACAATATTGCGTGTTCTACAACCATCTAAAATACTACGTTTATGTTTGTATATACATGATGTGTACTGCATAGCTATGACACCAAAGTACACTTAGCGCATTTGATACACAAGCAAAACACATATCATTCCGCAAGTGTGAcagtgttacaaaaaaaaactgtaatcAAATGAGGCAACAGTTGATAATGCAAACAATACTGGTAAGCGCAATCACAATACTCCTACTCATGAAATATTCAGATGCAGCGTGATGAAGTAATGGCCATAAAGAGCTCTAAAAATATAACTAAGTATATATACGTATATAGAATCTGATTTATAGTAACATAGTCTACTTCAGTTGTTATGATTCAAAAATAACTAACACCATGTAAGAATAATCTAGAAAGAGTAGTATAAGGATAGCGCGATtggttgttgatgatgttttcgtaCTGGTTTGATGCTTAAAACCAAATGTAAGTAGTGCAAATCGATATGTAAAATGACTGTTTTGCTCTATTTGATGCTTTTGGTTTCGAAACTAATTAGAGTAAAGTAAATACTTTGAAGTTACGTACCCTCATTCCCTGCATACGGGACATGGCACGTAGCGGTCTCAGGGCTCTAAGAGTTCGCATGGTTTTGAATGCTTGAATACCACCCGCTCCACAAAGTGAAGCAACGAAGTTTATTAATGATACCTAGGAAAAGCATGGGTCAAATCGAGTGAGTATTTAATGGTTGATGATCGTAAAATTGAACTGTAACCGCCCGTAACTTTTGTTGTCTCCATATGATTGAgctactctttttttatgtgtttgttaTTGAATTATTGTGTCGAGAACATGTGAAGtaaagaaattttgttttcttatttctaatttgcattcaaactGATAAACATAATTGTAATGACGCTTCCTAGGTATTTAGTGTGTATGTAATTTGTTAACGCaatgaaataatcatttttaaatgtattgataaaattcatgttgttttaattgtgtaataataataaaaacaaacaatgaacAATCAATAATGATGAAAACGTTGCTTGTTAGAGTGTACAAATACTCCATAACGATTTCTTATTTAAATTGGCATTGATTTGCTCCGTCACTGGAGCTAAACATTGACTAATTTTCATTGGCCGAGTTACTTCTTAAGCAAAACtgtgtaatatttatttaaaatagtgAACAACAATATCAAAGTTGTATTTAACCGTACGATATCATTACTTAACGCCAGTGAATGGGCATCTGTTTAAGTTAAAGTCACTGTAAGTATTTGCAAATTAACGTAAGTtcaacgaaaaagaaagaaaacaaccatTATAAGTAAAAGAACGTACACAATACATAAAATTGACATCGACACATACTAAAGCGACTGTTTTGCATCAGCTACATGTATAACACGTACGGCAGCGTCTAAAAGGCACGAAAagtcattttgtttgctttcaatttaATCTTGTCTAACCACAAAGTTTATGAAGGAAGattgagtttttgtttgtgtcttAGATCATGATCATCACGCACAACATTCAACATGTCATTCCTTGTATCGGTTTATCTATAGTCAATCCATATGTATTTACAACTGCGACCTCAGACTGCGtgattttcaacattttcataaGCCCTTACTAGGCTCGGTAGTATTGCTAGGTTTGCTCTTAGCTGATCATGTTTGATATTTGTGGTAGTAACTTggtatttattaataattgttACGTTGTTGTACACAAATGGTTACAACATCTGTTTCAAAATCCAAAGGATGGTAATCaatcttttcctttcactATGCCATAAATAAAATCGTAAAACCAGTAATTAGTGCCGTCTTTTCATATTGTTTTATAAGTTTGAAATTATGctgtacaaaacaaatcatttgtgAGTGTAAATGTTGAAACAATATGATGTGCTTCGattaaatttcacatttttcagTTCATTAAAAAGGATATACAATGCTAAGCTTTTGCAaacgttcttttgtttttttttctcaaatgtCTATCAACGACTAACAATAGAGGTATTTCTTGCAACATAAATACTGGATACTAAAACGGAAGAAGTACAGGTAaatagaaatggaaatgggttattttataacgaaaaataatcaatttgtttggttgtttgtcATTTACAGTGTTTCTCAAACGTTCCACATCATTTAGGGTTTATATTAACGTTTTCGTCAGAAACGCAAACAATTATGGCGCACTGATTCTGCATGAACGTTTTACAAATGTTAGAAAGTTGTACATTTTCACACTTAAGAAGAATCCGTTACAGAAAGTGTTCCGTTATACTAAACATCGAATATTACACATTGTAGACTGTAAGCTGCGTTAAACGTTTTGCTTAAACGCATATAAACCAGCAACGCGAACAAAAGATAGATAGATTGACAGATTGGTTCTTTGGACAAACTTTTTGAAGAAATACAGCACACGTCTATACAAACATAGAGAAGACTACAAGGAAGAAATAGTAGATAACAGTCGTGTTTCGTCAGTTAGAATGTAGGAGATTGAAGGAAGAACAAGATAGCTTCCACGAACAATGTCACTGCACAAAGTGGTACACCATCAAAGCCCAGAGAGGTAGAGTGCCTCTTTAGCAATCAAAATGTACGCAAGTGAACCAAGTGCCTTGGTACTTACTCTCATACCCTCCCAACGTGATACGGCACGAAGCGGGCGTAAGGCGCGCAGTGTACGCATCGAACGGAACGCTGGAATATCGGCCGCTCCCACCCAGATAGCGGCAAGGTTTATCAGCGATAGCTAAGGGGAAAAAATCATTGAACGAAGGAAAAGATACGCAATGAAACGGAAATCAACGAAAGATAATTAGCAGGAAGATGCACTAAACGCAATCATCTTAATTTAACCGATACACATATATCACACATTGTGTGTTTACTTATCTTAATTATATATAATTGGTTAATATGTTACAAGACTAATTTGCTTAGGTAATTGTTTTCCCTCTATTGCTGTTTGTGTGATTGTGTGAGAAACTATGGCTAAAGTAATTATTGTTAACTATGATTGTTTTGCTATGTATTATGATATGGAGATAACAGAATTATATGAGGGTCCAGTCAATGGTTTTCACGACGCACAGGACGATTATACTCACCATTACGATAATAAAATCAAGCCAACACCAAGCATTCGTAAAGTATACTTTAAAACCTAAAGCTAACCATTTGATTAACatctctaaaaaaaatatcactgTGAATATTCGGTCCATATAATAAAGGATATCTTGCAGGATTGGGCGTTGTGGAAGATGTACATCTTCGAGAGCCTGTAGGGTTGCAGAAAGAAGCAGAACAAACGATCATATCAAACGCAAAGTCAGAGGAATTAATCTCATCAATCGTTGGAAGAGCAGGAAGTCCGATCGTCAATTGCTCGTGACACACTTACCAATGCTAAGCTACTAAGCAAAATCATAGTAATTACAGCAGTCTCGAAGTACTTGTTCTCAATCAGCTGGAACGTTTTGAGACGTAGGTTTGCCCAGCCCTGCCAAAACGGAGCATCATCGTCTCCAGCGAGCACTGGGAACTTTTTATAGCAATTATCCGGGCAGCAGTCCGCCGGTGAATCTTCGATCACTTCATCCTCCTCGGCGTGAATAATAAGCTCACCATCTAGCGGACCTTCTTCGCCTTCGCCTTCGTCATCGAGCTCTGGACAAGTGAACAGAACATTTGTAGTGTGTGAAAGAAGGACTTTTCATTCGCACTGGGAACGTCGGTACATACCTTCGTCAATTCCTAAATCCTCCTTGCTGGCATCACGTTTTTCTTCGCCCTCCATCGTTTCGGCGCTGCCTTTGTGGCTTTCGTCCTTGAATGGGCGATTTTTGTGACTGCCATAAGATTTGATACTGGCAGTATCATCGTCCTGCAAGGACACGCCTCTATGATTCAGTTCATGTTCTAATTTATTATCTTGATGATTACTAATAGAATTGCCTATCACCTAATTATCAAGACATAATACACACATAATGAGATTAATGTTTTGCTTAGCagctaaagttttttttgtagtaaagTGAATGAGTGTGTGTATAAAAACTGTCAGGATGCAGACAAAATGAGTTCATGTGCCGTAGTGGTTAAAATGAAATGGGTAAACTGTGAGGAAGTTTTGATGAACAATATGACAAAACGGAAATCTCAAACCCATACTAAACAGAATCTATGAATGGATGCGAAAGTGCGAAAGTATCGATAGAAAGAAGTACGTACCTTTGAGTTGTTCATGATctgcttgtttttctttgccttgTTCTTCAGATCACCGTGAATGGTAAATTCCATTCCATCTCCTATTGCTACTTCCAGCTGGTTGTGTTCCTTGATGCCTTTCTTCAGCAGCCCATCAGCCAGTATGTCATCTGGAGTAAGTTCCAGCTCATTTTCACCATGTTCTGCAGATATACATGGACATACTCCTTTGCCTAatgcatgtgttttttgtttgtttgtatatttgtttgtttgtgtgtcatGATTCAGTTTCCATATGGACGGTTGTGCATAATTTTCACATATTCATACGGTGGTACCATATTATGTTTTCGTTATGATTtcaaatggaataaattacCATTGGTATAATATAATTTCCAATCGGTGGAATCCAAAATAAGTCGAGCAAGAGAAGAACATCGGAAGTTTCACAAATGGCATATGGCATAGTATTCCATTTTACGCAGTTTGTTTCAATGTGCAGTTAGCATAGGAACATTTATAATATAGAAGTAGATAAATCGAGAGAAAAAATTGATACACTTGAATTAAGAATCGCTTGTTGGTACACGGATATTTTAAATAtcagagcacacacacacacacatacacacatagacatttcatcaaaatacaacaaagaaatgcaaacaacctttttcaatgcaaacaacgacaacgacaacgaTGTCTACTATCATCAGGAAAGTACCACAATcaggaaagaaaatacaagCGTGGCAAAACACATACTATTTTGGGGAAGAACAGTAGGTAAACACAACACGAACAATACATTTACAGTTTACTGTACAAATCATCGAAAGTAGTAGGTATTGGTATTTTGCGTAAAAATATCAACACGATCAAAACCTGCGTTATTATGTATGTAAATTAATGTTCCCTCAAATCAAACAGCTTTAAATTCCAGAATTATTCATAAATCAAATGGAATTGGAGCTATATCCTTAATAGCCACTGTCACTGTTGGTGCAACCAACAAGAATGAGAAAGCTTAGTAGTACTATAGGTAGTAGTTAGCTTAACTTGCTCcgttaaacagggtaagattACAAGCTATTCCGCGAAAGTAGCTTTGACACGACTGACAAAACGTTCGCAAATTAATAATATCTTTAGTAAATTGCAAACTGCTTTTTTAAaactctttttctcttttaaaacaatgttGTTTAAGAGTGAGTGGGtaggaagtttatttattttttttttaataattgcgTTATCATGCTATTTAAAAGTTGTAGTGTACTCAAAATCATAATAGATAATTATCTTTCTCtataaaatgcttcaaatattCCGAAGCTATTTTGTAATATTACAAGGACACAATCAAACATCGAATTACCTTAAGCGAGACACTAACCAACGATACACATATGCTCGAAAAATTTTCGGTTTTAcgtctttttttagtttttttttcttcataacaCACAAACGTATTAACAATACATGATGAATTACTACCAAACTAGCAACAGATAGTATACAGCTCTATTACTACTTTCGGTAGAAGGATAAAATCCACTTTTAACGATGCTAATCAAATGGAAAATTGCTAACACTAAACGAAACACACTTTCGGGGAATATTTGAcatggttttaaattttggacACTGATTGTGCCACACCAATTCAAGCAAGTTtcttatattatattatattatattacatTGTAGATGCGCAACTACTatcctgctttttttttaattcatgcaTTTTTAGATTAAATGGTGAACCAGCTGCCTATTTTTAAAACCTTGCGTAAATCTCGAAATTCGATCTTTTTTGATGACGGTAATAGGATGGCAGGATGTTTGGAAAACACTGCATTTTGAAGTTAACGATACTATTACGAGTTGGTGTTACTCGTAACAGAAAACATATAACTGCTACGGTTAAATATGCTGCATAATATTTACGATGTGCGATTTCCGCTAAACGTATCACTGGGTATTTGTATTAATTAGATATCTTAAAAGTTTGTAGGTCTAGTTTACCAGAAACTTTACGTTTGCTCGGATAGTTacaaatttgcaaataaacgGAAATTAAGTTGCGCACCTACTATGTAAATTTTAAGATAGAAATGTAACATTCAGTTTATTAAGTTTTGTTAAACTTTAATGTCATACGTTTTATATCTAAACCAATTACAAAAGATGTATCGATCGCTTCACTCATTGCATCCGATAGCACATTGATGTCAAACAACCCCGAAATTATCACAAATCAGCAACCTTTGGTGGGATTCTGGTTGGAAACTATCTACACTACGGTGGGCAATACAAAATAAACTTAAGTTTGATCGCACACTAGCGCTAATATTAGTAGCGGTAGTGTAAGTGGATAGTAACCTTCTTCCTATTACAAAGCAAGGTGTATTTGCTTACCTGTAGGTTGCACCGATGCTATTTGACtcgttaatttgtttttcacaaaCTTGAGTGCATTTGCTATGTTCGCCTTGATCCAATTAGAAAAGCGTGATATTCTGTTAAACGCTTCAGCGATCTTGTTGGTCTCGTTGTCTGCCGTTGGTGCGGACAGGGATGAAGAACCGAAATTTGACAAAAGCAAAGCTAAGAAAAGATTAAGAACCTGCAAAATAGAGTCATTGGTGAACTATGGGTGAACACTCACGACTATGCAAATGCTAGGTTACTTACGACTAAATTTCCTATTACTACCGTAGCCAGGAAAAATGGTATGCATGACACATCGCCAACAAGCATACAGTCCCACATGGATTCGATCCATTCACCGCACAGCACACGGAACACAATCATAAAGGAATGCATGAAATCGGTAAAATTCCATCTTGGCAGATCTTGGTCTGGGAACAGATGCACATTATCTGGAAGAATTTATTTCGAAtagaattgaagaaaaatacgAACGATGCGCGATTAGGATTAGGCGTTCACCAGCACTCTAAGAAAAATGTGAAAGCACTTGATTTACAAATAATCCGCGTGGAGAAGCTAGCAGATTGCAGATTATCGAGGCATTTGTAAGCTGTTTCTAGAGCTCTTGTTGTTCTAAAAGCTTGTCGTttaatttgttgttattttgttttgtttagcaaaCAATGGTATGCAAGACAGTAACCAGCGGACATTGAACAGTCTAGTACATGTTCGCTGTAAATCAGAACAAAATACCAAATGCAAGAAAATAGCGACTGATTTAAATACGATCGTTGAAGTCTCTGGCACTCAAATGAAATTATTGTAGTTTTACACAAATTTATACGGATGCATCGACCTTAAACCTTTGTGTTTAGTGATCAGATAACAAATAACGACacaattgtaaataatttagGTGACACATTAGCAGTCATAGATTTTCTTACAAATgataaaaagttataaattGTAATTGATTTGCAAGGCGCATATTTGAACATAAAGCAATATGTTTAAGAAACAATGGATATTGTACGCTAAATACTCTACCTTCAGTCTTATTCATTGTTTCATCTCTAGTCTTTCGAATTATGTTTCTAGTCTTTTTACGAATGTACAACCATTTGAGGGGCTTCATTGAACTACATTAGAActattattttgcaaaagcaTAGCAAAAGCACCCTTCAGCTATTGTACTATTATGTACTATGGAAGTGGTAAGCACTGGCCACCGTTGAAAATACCATTCACAATCAACTATTTTCCATGCTCTTGCCAAATCTCACTAGTATGTAGTGTAATGTGTACATTTATACAAAATGGTTCGGAGTGAACGAATTTTGCGCACGTAACGATTGCCTTGTTTTTTCCGCTGTGATTTATGGTTGTCTTGTACGATGCTTTCAATCACAAAGTGTTTTGCGCCATTGCAGAGCTAGCTACTTACCGACATAGTTCTTTCCGAACAGCTGCATTCCCATCACGGCAAAGATGAAGATGATAATGCAGAGCACGAACGTCAGATTACCTAACGCTCCCATCGTTCTGCCCATGATGGAAATGAGTAAATTCAGCGTTGGCCAGGATTTGGCGAGCTTAAAGACTCgaagctgttgttttttttgtttcaaatgatTTGCGTGTAACGTAAGTTTTAGGTTTTTATTGTGGTAGATGATGATGCGTCAGATCGCAAAATAAAATGAGTTTTAATTTGTACagtttttaatgcgaaatggttTTGAGTATGCGTACGATAGCGATGTTGTTGATGCATGTTATGGTATAtgtgtttgttgcattttttttaattttttcgcaAGAAGTGTATAAATTACATACGATTAAtgtgagaaagaaaagaaccatgaaaaagaagaaagagagaaaaagagagatagTAGAGAAAATTGGCAAGTAatagaaagcatttttttcatcaaccGTATGTTTTCTTATAACTATCAGAACAAGTCAATATTCCTTTCAGTGATGTTCCTTCGTGTTAGGGATCATGGGAgagtagtatttttttttattattgtatttATCCAGTACAGTGGTAAACCCTACCATGCTGTTTCATCTAAATACATCCACTAATTGCAATCGAATACTTCTATGGCTTATGCAAGTATTCGTATAGATCCATTCCCTTCGTCTTCGACTACATCGTAAGATCTTTTATC
The DNA window shown above is from Anopheles funestus chromosome 3RL, idAnoFuneDA-416_04, whole genome shotgun sequence and carries:
- the LOC125769886 gene encoding sodium channel protein para isoform X13, giving the protein MTEDSDSISEEERSLFRPFTRESLQAIEARIADEEAKQRELERKRAEGEIRYDDEDEDEGPQPDPTLEQGVPVPVRMQGNFPPELASTPLEDIDGFYSNQRTFVVVSKGKDIFRFSATNALYVLDPFNPIRRVAIYILVHPLFSLFIITTILVNCILMIMPTTPTVESTEVIFTGIYTFESAVKVMARGFILQPFTYLRDAWNWLDFVVIALAYVTMGIDLGNLAALRTFRVLRALKTVAIVPGLKTIVGAVIESVKNLRDVIILTMFSLSVFALMGLQIYMGVLTQKCIKEFPMDGSWGNLTHENWELFNSNETNWFYSISGDIPLCGNSSGAGQCDEGYICLQGYGINPNYGYTSFDTFGWAFLSAFRLMTQDYWENLYQLVLRSAGPWHMLFFIVIIFLGSFYLVNLILAIVAMSYDELQKKAEEEEAAEEEALREAEEAAAAKAAKLEAQQAAAAAAANPEIAKSPSDFSCHSYELFVGQEKGNDDNNKEKMSIRSEGLESVSEITRTTAPTATAAGTAKARKVSAASLSLPGSPFNLRRGSRGSHQFTIRNGRGRFVGVPGSDRKPLVLSTYLDAQEHLPYADDSNAVTPMSEENGAIIVPVYYANLGSRHSSYTSHQSRISYTSHGDLLGGMTKESRLRNRSARNTNHSIVPPPNATNLSYADTNHKGQRDFDMTQDCTDDAGKIKHNDNPFIEPAQTQTVVDMKDVMVLNDIIEQAAGRHSRASDHGVSVYYFPTEDDDEDGPTFKDKAIEFLMKMIDIFCVWDCCWVWLKFQEGVAFIVFDPFVELFITLCIVVNTLFMALDHHDMDPDMEKALKSGNYFFTATFAIEATMKLIAMSPKYYFQEGWNIFDFIIVALSLLELGLEGVQGLSVLRSFRLLRVFKLAKSWPTLNLLISIMGRTMGALGNLTFVLCIIIFIFAVMGMQLFGKNYVDNVHLFPDQDLPRWNFTDFMHSFMIVFRVLCGEWIESMWDCMLVGDVSCIPFFLATVVIGNLVVLNLFLALLLSNFGSSSLSAPTADNETNKIAEAFNRISRFSNWIKANIANALKFVKNKLTSQIASVQPTEHGENELELTPDDILADGLLKKGIKEHNQLEVAIGDGMEFTIHGDLKNKAKKNKQIMNNSKVIGNSISNHQDNKLEHELNHRGVSLQDDDTASIKSYGSHKNRPFKDESHKGSAETMEGEEKRDASKEDLGIDEELDDEGEGEEGPLDGELIIHAEEDEVIEDSPADCCPDNCYKKFPVLAGDDDAPFWQGWANLRLKTFQLIENKYFETAVITMILLSSLALALEDVHLPQRPILQDILYYMDRIFTVIFFLEMLIKWLALGFKVYFTNAWCWLDFIIVMVSLINFVASLCGAGGIQAFKTMRTLRALRPLRAMSRMQGMRVVVNALVQAIPSIFNVLLVCLIFWLIFAIMGVQLFAGKYFKCVDKNKTTLPHEIIPDVNACKAENYTWENSPMNFDHVGKAYLCLFQVATFKGWIQIMNDAIDSRDVGKQPIRETNIYMYLYFVFFIIFGSFFTLNLFIGVIIDNFNEQKKKAGGSLEMFMTEDQKKYYNAMKKMGSKKPLKAIPRPRWRPQAIVFEIVTNKKFDMIIMLFIGFNMLTMTLDHYKQSETFSAVLDYLNMIFICIFSSECLMKIFALRYHYFIEPWNLFDFVVVILSILGLVLSDLIEKYFVSPTLLRVVRVAKVGRVLRLVKGAKGIRTLLFALAMSLPALFNICLLLFLVMFIFAIFGMSFFMHVKDKSGLDDVYNFKTFGQSMILLFQMSTSAGWDGVLDGIINEEDCLPPDNDKGYPGNCGSSTIGITYLLAYLVISFLIVINMYIAVILENYSQATEDVQEGLTDDDYDMYYEIWQQFDPDGTQYVRYDQLSDFLDVLEPPLQIHKPNRYKIISMDIPICRGDMMFCVDILDALTKDFFARKGNPIEETAELGEVQQRPDEVGYEPVSSTLWRQREEYCARLIQHAWKRYKQRHGGGTDGSTGDDLEIDACDNGNDGGNGNDNDGSGGAAIGSGDNGSQIAGGSIGGGVGTPGSGKSKGILGGSQANIGVVDHSLSSKESPDSNGDPQGRQTAVLVESDGFVTKNGHRVVIHSRSPSITSRTADV